One window from the genome of Erwinia sorbitola encodes:
- the hofQ gene encoding DNA uptake porin HofQ — MIRMICLWLVLITPLSASQAPLSLAFDAAPVGQVLQALADYQQLNLVVAPGVEGAISLRLKAVPWQQALQLVLKMGRLSMEKQGNVMLVYPESWQQEEQNKIAASIEAQEQALPLQNRTLTLQHADAAAVNASLQNERARLMTDRGSVTLDSRTNSLLLRDTEKALRQTERWVRMLDVPLAQIELAAQIVTISEENLRELGVNWGLRSRTEQVADALRSSQLRVDLAVGRPAGMVGFTLAKLDGHLLDLELSALEREQQADIIASPRLFTSHQQTASIKQGTEIPYEVASGNSGSTTMEFKEAMLAMEVTPEVQANGRILLKLHISQNVPGKNMRSGENEVLTIDKQEIDTQVMLKDGQTLALGGIFQQQRATGRTKVPVLGDMPLLGGLFRHDIREQKRRELVIFITPRLIRSD, encoded by the coding sequence ATGATCAGGATGATTTGCCTGTGGCTGGTTCTGATAACCCCATTATCAGCGAGTCAGGCTCCCCTCTCACTGGCTTTTGATGCTGCTCCGGTCGGGCAGGTTTTACAGGCGCTGGCGGATTATCAACAGCTAAATCTGGTGGTGGCACCAGGCGTTGAAGGCGCTATTTCACTGCGACTGAAAGCGGTACCCTGGCAGCAGGCTTTGCAGCTGGTGCTGAAGATGGGCCGGTTGAGTATGGAAAAACAGGGCAATGTGATGCTGGTATACCCGGAAAGCTGGCAGCAGGAGGAGCAGAATAAAATCGCTGCCAGCATTGAGGCGCAGGAGCAGGCACTGCCGTTGCAAAACCGTACGCTGACGCTTCAGCATGCGGATGCCGCAGCCGTCAATGCCAGCCTGCAAAACGAGCGTGCAAGATTAATGACCGATCGCGGCAGCGTGACGCTGGATAGCCGTACCAACAGCCTGTTGCTGCGCGATACTGAAAAAGCACTGAGGCAGACTGAACGCTGGGTGCGTATGCTGGATGTGCCGCTGGCACAGATTGAACTGGCGGCACAAATCGTTACTATCAGTGAAGAAAATCTGCGTGAGTTAGGCGTTAACTGGGGCCTGAGAAGCAGAACGGAGCAGGTAGCGGACGCATTGCGCAGCAGCCAGCTTCGTGTGGATCTGGCCGTTGGTCGTCCGGCAGGTATGGTTGGTTTTACCCTGGCAAAACTGGATGGTCATCTGCTGGATCTGGAACTTAGCGCACTGGAGAGAGAACAGCAGGCCGATATTATTGCCAGTCCGCGCCTGTTTACCTCGCACCAGCAGACTGCCAGTATAAAACAAGGCACGGAAATTCCTTACGAAGTTGCCAGCGGCAATAGTGGTTCGACCACGATGGAATTTAAAGAGGCGATGCTGGCGATGGAAGTGACGCCTGAAGTCCAGGCAAACGGTCGGATTTTGCTGAAACTGCATATTTCCCAAAATGTGCCAGGAAAAAATATGCGAAGTGGTGAAAATGAGGTTTTGACCATCGATAAACAGGAGATTGATACCCAGGTGATGCTCAAGGATGGTCAGACGCTGGCACTGGGTGGAATTTTCCAGCAACAGAGGGCGACAGGGCGTACAAAGGTACCTGTGCTGGGGGATATGCCGTTATTGGGGGGGCTGTTTCGTCACGATATCCGTGAGCAAAAAAGACGAGAATTGGTGATCTTTATCACACCAAGACTGATTCGTAGCGATTAA
- a CDS encoding SPOR domain-containing protein: MDEFKPEDELKPDTSDRRPTRPRKTSSVPKVPVSRQHMMMGIGILVLLLLVLGIGSALKSPDSDSAKQPATPAAGNTSGEKNIDLSGSSSISGQSGQPATAENNQTANNTQPAATQNVGVPPISPTPTEAPPVQTPPNQQRIELPGDLNSALNDQQGQVDAAAQAGQGESSLPTAAATVAPGGETPRPVSNKPVTAPRPLATHQNKPAATHTPASRKPVVKESKPATTASQSSSVSHSGSTTPGGNFTLQLSSASRSDTLNAWAKKQNLSNYHVYQTTRNGQPWYVLVSGSYATSGEAKRAVATLPAEVRAQNPWVKPVSQVKKETGK, encoded by the coding sequence ATGGACGAGTTTAAACCGGAAGACGAGTTAAAACCTGACACCAGTGACCGCCGACCGACGCGGCCCCGCAAAACGTCGTCTGTACCAAAAGTTCCTGTTTCTCGTCAGCATATGATGATGGGAATTGGTATCCTGGTTTTGCTGCTGCTTGTACTGGGTATCGGTTCGGCGCTTAAGTCTCCGGATAGTGACAGTGCGAAACAGCCTGCAACACCAGCGGCGGGTAACACCAGCGGTGAGAAAAATATCGATCTTTCCGGGTCGTCTTCCATTAGCGGTCAGTCCGGTCAGCCTGCCACAGCTGAAAATAATCAGACTGCCAATAACACCCAGCCTGCTGCGACACAGAATGTAGGGGTTCCACCGATATCGCCGACGCCGACAGAGGCTCCGCCGGTACAGACGCCCCCGAATCAACAGCGTATTGAGTTACCAGGTGACCTGAACTCAGCGCTTAATGACCAGCAGGGACAGGTTGATGCTGCGGCACAGGCTGGGCAGGGTGAGTCTTCACTGCCTACTGCGGCTGCAACGGTAGCTCCCGGTGGTGAAACGCCACGTCCGGTCAGTAACAAGCCGGTGACGGCACCGCGCCCGTTGGCAACGCATCAAAATAAACCTGCCGCCACTCACACTCCGGCGTCCCGTAAGCCGGTCGTGAAAGAGAGCAAGCCGGCCACCACGGCCAGCCAAAGCAGTAGTGTCAGCCATAGCGGTAGCACTACACCAGGCGGTAATTTTACCTTACAGCTGAGTAGTGCCTCGCGTTCTGACACATTGAATGCCTGGGCTAAAAAACAGAATCTGAGCAACTATCACGTGTATCAAACCACGCGTAACGGACAACCCTGGTATGTGCTGGTGAGCGGCTCTTATGCCACCTCAGGGGAGGCTAAACGCGCTGTTGCCACTTTACCTGCTGAAGTTCGTGCTCAGAACCCATGGGTAAAACCAGTGAGCCAGGTAAAAAAAGAGACGGGTAAATAA
- the pilM gene encoding type IV pilus biogenesis protein PilM yields MAFKTWQVGLDIQNGQLCALGIQRRRNGWQLRHWWHHTLPQDTLRNGLVQRPDAVVTLLQRWRKQLPARISLRVGFPPQLVMQRQLAQPALQLREPDRSSYIVAAARRFFPFAPEALALDYRCGQDDGGPVYLTAARQEALKNWVDCLQQASLTPDVLELTPAALFALARTLALDTSAALVHRLSDHWLWYAPHSAEHPWGWCSLEEAADFNALQQRYLQDSSTVWYSTALDEARPEGTRALSPLAALQLYQPPLPRYDGVFSLATGLALRPEDR; encoded by the coding sequence ATGGCTTTCAAGACATGGCAAGTCGGGCTGGATATTCAAAACGGGCAACTCTGCGCCCTGGGCATCCAGCGCCGCCGGAACGGCTGGCAGCTACGCCACTGGTGGCACCATACGTTGCCGCAAGATACGTTAAGAAATGGCCTGGTGCAACGCCCGGACGCCGTGGTGACATTACTGCAACGCTGGCGCAAACAACTTCCAGCCCGCATCTCGTTACGGGTGGGCTTTCCTCCGCAGCTGGTGATGCAGCGCCAGCTGGCGCAACCCGCCCTGCAATTACGAGAACCCGATCGTAGCAGTTACATCGTCGCTGCGGCGAGGCGATTTTTCCCATTCGCACCGGAGGCGCTGGCGCTGGACTACCGTTGCGGTCAAGACGATGGTGGGCCGGTGTATCTGACGGCGGCGCGGCAGGAAGCGTTAAAAAATTGGGTCGACTGCCTGCAACAGGCTTCGCTTACTCCTGATGTTCTGGAGTTGACTCCGGCGGCGCTGTTTGCGTTGGCCCGTACGCTGGCGCTGGACACCTCCGCTGCACTGGTTCATCGCCTGAGTGACCACTGGCTGTGGTATGCCCCGCACTCTGCTGAACATCCCTGGGGCTGGTGCTCGCTGGAGGAGGCAGCAGATTTTAACGCGCTTCAGCAGCGTTATTTACAGGACAGCAGCACCGTCTGGTACAGCACGGCGCTGGATGAGGCGCGGCCTGAAGGAACCCGTGCGCTGTCGCCGCTGGCGGCCTTGCAGCTATATCAACCACCGCTGCCCCGCTATGACGGTGTTTTTTCCCTGGCCACTGGTCTGGCATTACGCCCGGAGGATCGCTGA
- the trpS gene encoding tryptophan--tRNA ligase, producing MSKPIVFSGAQPSGELTIGNYMGALRQWVQMQDDYHCIYCIVDLHAITVRQDPVALRKATLDTLALYLACGIDPQKSTIFVQSHVPEHTQLSWILNCYTYFGELSRMTQFKDKSARYEENINAGLFDYPVLMAADILLYQTNQVPVGEDQKQHLELSRDVAARFNALYGDIFTVPEPIIPKSGARVMSLLEPTKKMSKSDDNRNNVIGLLEDPKSVVKKIKRAMTDGDEPPVVRYDVKEKPGVSNLLDILSGVTGKSVVELEAEFAGQMYGHLKGAVADAVSAMLGELQERYHRYRGDEAFLEQVMRDGAAKARAQAQETLKKVYNAIGFVAQP from the coding sequence ATGAGCAAACCCATCGTATTTAGCGGCGCACAGCCTTCAGGTGAACTGACCATCGGTAACTATATGGGTGCGCTGCGTCAGTGGGTACAGATGCAGGATGATTATCACTGCATCTACTGCATCGTTGACCTGCACGCCATCACGGTTCGTCAGGATCCGGTTGCCCTGCGCAAGGCCACGCTTGATACGCTGGCGCTCTACCTTGCCTGCGGTATCGATCCGCAGAAAAGCACCATTTTCGTTCAGTCGCACGTGCCGGAGCATACGCAACTGAGCTGGATCCTTAACTGCTACACCTACTTTGGTGAACTGAGCCGTATGACTCAGTTCAAAGACAAATCGGCGCGTTACGAAGAGAACATTAACGCCGGTCTGTTTGACTATCCGGTGCTGATGGCGGCAGATATTTTGCTGTATCAGACTAACCAGGTGCCAGTGGGCGAAGATCAGAAACAGCATCTTGAACTGAGCCGCGATGTGGCTGCGCGCTTCAACGCGCTGTATGGCGATATCTTTACCGTTCCAGAGCCGATCATTCCTAAATCCGGTGCGCGCGTGATGTCGCTGCTGGAGCCAACCAAGAAGATGTCCAAATCGGATGATAACCGTAATAACGTTATCGGCCTGCTGGAAGATCCGAAATCGGTGGTGAAGAAGATTAAGCGCGCAATGACCGACGGCGATGAGCCACCGGTGGTGCGTTACGATGTCAAAGAGAAGCCAGGTGTGTCGAATCTGCTGGATATCTTGTCCGGTGTTACTGGCAAGTCAGTAGTTGAGCTGGAAGCCGAGTTTGCCGGCCAGATGTATGGTCACCTCAAAGGAGCCGTCGCGGATGCTGTATCAGCGATGCTGGGCGAGCTGCAAGAGCGTTATCACCGCTATCGTGGTGATGAAGCTTTCCTTGAGCAGGTAATGCGTGACGGCGCGGCTAAAGCCCGTGCGCAGGCGCAGGAGACGCTGAAAAAGGTCTATAACGCTATCGGCTTCGTCGCCCAGCCGTAA
- a CDS encoding cytosine deaminase, translating into MRPELQWINHVRLPAREGLWQIEIRQGKIVRIAPQPAGGSSGEALDAEGGLAFPPFIEPHIHLDTTQTAGEPAWNQSGTLFEGIERWAERKAMLSHEDVKQRARQTLKWQIANGIQHVRTHIDVSDPTLTALKAMLEVKQEMAPWVDIQLVAFPQEGILSYPDGEALLEQALQLGADVVGAIPHFEFTREYGVESLHRTFALAQKYQRMVDVHCDEIDDEQSRFVETVAALAHREQMGARVTASHTTAMHSYNGAYTSRLFRLLKLSGINFVANPLVNIHLQGRFDTYPKRRGITRVKEMLEAEINVCFGHDDVFDPWYPLGTASMLQVLHMGMHVCQLMGYEQLDSGIKLITTHSARTLQLTDYGLESGNSANLVILPAESSFDALRRQVPVRYSVRHGRVIAETVPATSVIHLDKSEPVDFRR; encoded by the coding sequence ATGCGTCCAGAACTACAGTGGATCAATCACGTTCGTCTGCCTGCCCGCGAAGGGCTGTGGCAGATTGAGATCCGACAGGGAAAAATTGTGCGCATTGCGCCGCAGCCAGCAGGTGGCAGCAGTGGTGAAGCGCTGGATGCTGAAGGCGGACTGGCCTTCCCTCCGTTTATTGAACCCCACATCCACCTGGATACAACGCAGACAGCCGGAGAGCCTGCATGGAATCAGTCTGGTACGCTGTTTGAGGGCATTGAGCGCTGGGCCGAACGCAAGGCGATGCTGTCACATGAAGATGTGAAGCAGCGGGCGCGTCAGACGCTGAAGTGGCAAATCGCCAACGGTATTCAGCATGTGCGTACTCATATTGATGTGTCGGATCCCACGCTGACCGCGTTGAAAGCGATGCTGGAAGTGAAGCAGGAGATGGCGCCGTGGGTCGATATTCAGCTGGTCGCCTTCCCCCAGGAGGGGATCCTCTCTTACCCTGATGGTGAAGCGCTGCTGGAGCAGGCGTTACAGCTGGGAGCCGATGTGGTGGGGGCGATACCGCACTTCGAATTTACCCGTGAATACGGCGTTGAGTCACTTCACCGTACTTTCGCTCTGGCGCAAAAGTATCAGCGTATGGTGGACGTGCACTGCGATGAGATTGACGATGAGCAGTCGCGCTTTGTTGAAACCGTTGCTGCGCTGGCGCACCGTGAACAGATGGGCGCGCGCGTAACAGCCAGCCACACTACCGCGATGCACTCTTACAACGGCGCTTACACTTCCCGCCTGTTCCGCCTGCTTAAGCTGTCCGGGATTAATTTTGTGGCTAACCCGTTAGTTAATATTCATTTGCAGGGCCGTTTCGACACCTATCCCAAGCGCCGGGGTATTACTCGGGTGAAAGAGATGCTGGAGGCAGAGATCAACGTCTGCTTTGGTCACGATGATGTGTTCGATCCCTGGTATCCGCTGGGTACGGCAAGTATGTTGCAGGTGCTGCATATGGGGATGCACGTGTGCCAGCTGATGGGCTACGAGCAGCTGGATAGTGGAATTAAGCTGATTACTACCCATAGCGCCAGAACGCTACAGCTGACGGATTACGGCCTTGAAAGCGGCAACAGCGCTAACCTGGTGATCCTTCCTGCGGAGAGTAGTTTCGATGCGCTGCGTCGTCAGGTGCCGGTACGCTACTCTGTCCGTCATGGCCGCGTGATCGCAGAGACGGTGCCAGCGACCAGCGTTATTCATCTGGATAAGAGTGAGCCGGTCGATTTCAGGCGCTGA
- the aroK gene encoding shikimate kinase AroK: MAEKRNIFLVGPMGAGKSTIGRQLAQQLNMEFFDSDQEIERRTGADVGWVFDVEGEEGFRDREEKIINELTEKQGIVLATGGGSVKSRETRNRLSARGVVVYLETTIEKQLARTQRDKKRPLLQVDSPPREVLEALADERNPMYEEIADVTIRTDDQSAKVVANQIINMLEKS; encoded by the coding sequence ATGGCAGAGAAACGCAATATCTTTCTGGTTGGGCCTATGGGTGCCGGCAAAAGCACTATTGGGCGTCAGTTAGCTCAACAACTCAATATGGAATTTTTCGATTCCGATCAAGAAATTGAGCGACGTACCGGAGCGGATGTGGGCTGGGTTTTTGACGTCGAAGGCGAAGAAGGTTTCCGCGATCGCGAAGAAAAAATCATCAATGAACTCACTGAAAAGCAGGGCATTGTGCTGGCGACAGGTGGCGGTTCCGTCAAGTCGCGCGAAACGCGCAATCGTCTCTCCGCCCGTGGCGTAGTGGTTTATCTTGAAACGACTATCGAAAAGCAACTGGCACGTACTCAGCGCGACAAAAAGCGTCCGCTGTTGCAGGTGGATTCTCCACCGCGTGAAGTGCTGGAAGCATTAGCCGACGAACGCAATCCGATGTACGAAGAGATTGCCGACGTAACCATTCGTACTGACGATCAAAGTGCGAAAGTGGTGGCTAATCAGATTATCAATATGTTGGAAAAGAGCTGA
- a CDS encoding DNA utilization family protein, with protein MKIKLAWGVLLLAFHSWARDPFFPLNTLRCQPEEEAEFSWRLLGIIGREDRYDAWLVSPQGNTLWRQQGDPLPGSPWRVAGIEQEAVTLTILQECQPPRRLALKGQHNDQDDLPVAGSDNPIISESGSPLTGF; from the coding sequence ATGAAAATTAAACTGGCCTGGGGGGTGCTGCTGCTGGCGTTTCACAGCTGGGCGCGCGATCCATTTTTCCCGCTGAATACCCTGCGCTGTCAGCCTGAGGAGGAGGCTGAATTTTCCTGGCGTCTGCTGGGGATTATCGGCCGCGAAGATCGCTATGACGCATGGCTGGTTTCACCTCAGGGCAACACGCTGTGGCGACAGCAGGGCGATCCGCTGCCCGGCAGCCCCTGGCGGGTTGCCGGAATTGAGCAAGAGGCTGTCACGCTTACCATTTTACAGGAGTGCCAGCCGCCGCGGCGTCTGGCGTTGAAAGGACAACATAATGATCAGGATGATTTGCCTGTGGCTGGTTCTGATAACCCCATTATCAGCGAGTCAGGCTCCCCTCTCACTGGCTTTTGA
- a CDS encoding phosphoglycolate phosphatase, producing the protein MGHFTNVRALAFDLDGTLTDSAPGLANAVDGALTELNLPAAGLERVSTWIGNGADILIERALTWALGHAPQSDLQRDARVLMDKHYAQSADGGSLLYPGVKETLAALAAHNLPMALVTNKPTPFVGPLLQSLGIAEYFSLVIGGDDVVAKKPHPAPLFLVLGKFGLLPGELVFVGDSRNDIQAAQAAGCPCIALTYGYNYGEPIANSHPDVTLDHFNDLLPALGL; encoded by the coding sequence ATGGGTCATTTCACTAACGTCCGGGCGCTGGCTTTTGACCTTGATGGCACGCTGACTGACAGTGCTCCGGGGCTGGCAAATGCCGTTGATGGCGCGTTAACCGAACTGAACTTGCCTGCTGCTGGTCTGGAGCGTGTTTCTACCTGGATTGGCAACGGCGCGGATATCCTTATTGAGCGGGCACTGACCTGGGCGCTGGGCCACGCACCGCAGAGTGATTTGCAGCGGGATGCACGGGTTCTGATGGATAAGCATTATGCACAGAGTGCCGACGGCGGCAGCCTGCTGTATCCTGGTGTCAAAGAAACGCTCGCTGCGCTGGCTGCTCACAACCTGCCGATGGCGCTGGTGACGAATAAACCCACGCCGTTTGTCGGCCCGCTACTGCAATCTTTGGGTATCGCTGAGTACTTTTCACTGGTTATCGGCGGCGATGATGTGGTGGCTAAAAAACCGCATCCCGCACCGCTGTTCCTGGTACTGGGCAAGTTTGGCCTGCTGCCGGGTGAACTGGTCTTTGTGGGCGATTCACGCAATGATATTCAGGCAGCGCAGGCAGCAGGGTGCCCCTGCATCGCTCTGACCTACGGTTATAACTACGGCGAGCCGATTGCCAATAGTCATCCCGACGTCACGCTCGATCACTTTAACGATTTGTTGCCCGCACTCGGGCTGTAA
- the dam gene encoding adenine-specific DNA-methyltransferase yields the protein MKKNRAFLKWAGGKYPLLDDIRRHLPEGDCLIEPFVGAGSVFLNTQYSRYILADINNDLINLYNIVKDRTDEFVADARLLFIPETNDSAVYYAYRTEFNLCRDDYRRAVLFLYLNRHCYNGLCRYNLSGEFNVPFGRYRKPYFPQDEIYWFAERAQHATFVCESYDVTLGKVQQGAVVYCDPPYAPLSTTANFTAYHTNSFSMREQQHLAELATMLAHENSVTVLISNHDTPLTRQWYQDAILHEIKVRRSISRSGNTRSKVNELLALYTGR from the coding sequence ATGAAAAAAAATCGCGCTTTTTTGAAGTGGGCAGGTGGTAAGTACCCGTTGCTCGATGATATCCGACGTCATCTCCCGGAAGGGGATTGTTTAATCGAACCGTTCGTCGGAGCGGGTTCGGTATTTCTTAACACGCAATATTCGCGTTACATTCTCGCAGATATTAACAACGATCTGATTAATCTCTATAACATCGTCAAAGATCGTACCGATGAATTCGTCGCTGACGCTCGTCTGTTGTTTATTCCTGAAACGAATGATTCGGCGGTTTACTACGCGTATCGCACCGAGTTCAATTTGTGCCGCGATGATTATCGCCGGGCCGTGCTGTTTCTGTATCTTAACCGCCACTGTTACAATGGCCTGTGCCGTTACAACCTGAGCGGTGAGTTCAATGTGCCGTTTGGTCGCTATCGCAAGCCCTATTTCCCGCAGGATGAGATCTACTGGTTCGCCGAACGGGCGCAGCATGCGACCTTTGTCTGTGAATCTTACGATGTTACGCTGGGTAAAGTTCAGCAGGGAGCGGTGGTCTATTGCGATCCACCCTATGCGCCGCTCTCCACAACCGCTAACTTTACCGCGTACCATACCAACAGCTTTAGTATGCGTGAGCAGCAGCATCTGGCCGAACTGGCTACCATGCTGGCGCATGAGAATAGCGTTACCGTTCTGATCTCCAATCATGATACGCCGCTGACGCGGCAGTGGTATCAGGACGCCATATTGCATGAAATCAAAGTGCGTCGGTCGATCAGCCGCAGTGGCAACACGCGCAGTAAGGTCAATGAATTGCTGGCACTGTATACTGGCCGGTGA
- a CDS encoding HofO family protein, with amino-acid sequence MMHRWLIGWLQIAAWQRLTSFSIAALLLATLIWLGWLRPGYQQQQQLEKQRQQLTQRYHQQRRLLQDIPALFILQQQAEKLRAELLPAENRPFSLPALLNSSGAVLESWRPSGQWGELTVTLDWVQFLALLDYLSVLQPVPLIPQFSLQRKEQRLHLVMELTDEN; translated from the coding sequence ATGATGCACCGCTGGCTGATTGGCTGGTTGCAGATAGCGGCCTGGCAGCGTCTGACCAGTTTCTCTATTGCTGCTCTGCTGCTGGCAACGCTGATATGGCTCGGCTGGCTGCGTCCTGGTTATCAACAGCAACAGCAGCTGGAAAAGCAGCGCCAGCAGCTGACTCAGCGTTATCACCAGCAGCGACGGCTGCTACAGGATATACCAGCGCTTTTCATCCTACAGCAGCAGGCAGAAAAGCTGAGAGCAGAGCTGCTCCCGGCGGAAAACAGGCCTTTTTCTCTGCCTGCGTTGCTCAATTCCAGCGGTGCGGTGCTGGAGTCCTGGCGTCCGTCCGGGCAGTGGGGCGAACTTACCGTGACGCTGGACTGGGTGCAGTTTCTGGCGCTGCTGGATTATCTTTCAGTACTGCAACCCGTACCACTTATTCCTCAATTCAGCCTGCAACGCAAAGAGCAACGGCTGCATCTGGTCATGGAATTAACTGATGAAAATTAA
- the rpe gene encoding ribulose-phosphate 3-epimerase — translation MKQFLIAPSILSADFARLGEDTAKALAAGGDVVHFDVMDNHYVPNLTMGPMVLKALRDYGITAPIDVHLMVKPVDRLIPDFAKAGASYITFHPEASEHVDRTLQLIKEHGCKAGLVLNPATSLSVLEYVMDKLDVILLMSVNPGFGGQSFIPGTLNKLRQVRKLIDQSGYDIRLEVDGGVKADNIGEIAAAGADMFVAGSAIFGHPDYKKVIDDMRTELEKSRHGSFH, via the coding sequence ATGAAACAGTTTTTAATTGCCCCATCAATTCTTTCCGCAGATTTTGCCCGCCTGGGCGAAGACACCGCAAAAGCACTGGCTGCTGGCGGTGATGTGGTGCACTTCGATGTGATGGATAATCATTACGTTCCCAATCTTACGATGGGCCCGATGGTGCTAAAAGCCCTGCGCGATTATGGCATTACTGCCCCGATTGATGTCCATCTGATGGTTAAGCCGGTCGATCGCCTGATACCTGATTTTGCTAAAGCCGGGGCGAGTTATATCACGTTCCACCCGGAAGCCTCTGAGCATGTCGATCGTACGCTGCAACTGATTAAAGAGCATGGCTGTAAAGCGGGCCTGGTACTGAATCCGGCAACGTCGCTGAGTGTGCTTGAGTATGTGATGGATAAGCTGGATGTGATTCTGCTGATGTCCGTAAACCCAGGTTTTGGCGGGCAGTCATTTATCCCCGGAACCCTGAATAAGCTGCGTCAGGTACGTAAGCTTATCGATCAGAGCGGCTATGACATTCGTCTGGAAGTGGACGGCGGCGTGAAAGCGGATAACATTGGCGAAATTGCCGCCGCTGGTGCTGATATGTTCGTGGCCGGTTCAGCTATTTTCGGCCATCCGGACTATAAAAAAGTCATTGATGATATGCGCACTGAACTGGAGAAATCTCGTCATGGGTCATTTCACTAA
- the aroB gene encoding 3-dehydroquinate synthase → MERITVTLGERSYPITIAAGLFADPASFWPLKAGDQVMLVTNQTLAPLYLDTVRTRLEGAGVVVDQVILPDGEQYKTLAVMDQVFTALLSRPHGRDTTLVALGGGVIGDLTGFAAASYQRGVRFIQVPTTLLAQVDSSVGGKTAVNHPLGKNMIGAFYQPASVVVDLDCLNTLPARELASGLAEVIKYGIILDGEFFTWLEENLDALLALDGTAMAYCIRRCCELKAEVVAADEHEQGLRALLNLGHTYGHAIEAHMGYGNWLHGEAVAAGMVMAARNAERLGQFSSQDTDRIIALLQRAGLPVHGPESMAAADYLPHMMRDKKVLAGKLRLVLPLAIGKAEVRGGVPHDMVLASIEDCQQP, encoded by the coding sequence ATGGAGAGGATTACCGTAACTCTTGGGGAACGTAGTTACCCCATTACCATCGCCGCCGGGTTGTTCGCAGATCCGGCTTCTTTTTGGCCGCTTAAAGCGGGCGATCAGGTCATGCTGGTAACCAACCAGACGCTGGCTCCTCTCTATCTCGACACGGTGCGCACACGCCTTGAAGGTGCGGGCGTCGTGGTCGATCAGGTGATCCTGCCGGACGGCGAGCAGTATAAAACGCTGGCCGTAATGGATCAGGTTTTTACCGCTCTGCTATCCAGACCCCATGGCCGGGATACCACCCTGGTGGCGCTGGGTGGCGGTGTGATTGGTGATTTAACCGGATTTGCTGCCGCCAGCTATCAGCGTGGCGTACGCTTTATTCAGGTGCCAACCACGCTGCTGGCGCAGGTGGACTCCTCCGTTGGGGGTAAAACCGCTGTTAACCATCCGTTAGGCAAAAATATGATCGGGGCGTTTTATCAGCCTGCCTCGGTGGTGGTCGATCTTGACTGCCTGAACACCCTGCCTGCACGAGAGCTTGCTTCCGGGCTGGCTGAGGTGATCAAATACGGCATCATCCTTGACGGTGAGTTCTTCACCTGGCTTGAAGAAAATCTGGATGCATTACTGGCGCTGGATGGCACGGCGATGGCGTACTGCATTCGCCGCTGCTGTGAGTTGAAAGCAGAAGTGGTGGCAGCAGACGAGCATGAGCAAGGTTTACGTGCGTTGCTGAACCTTGGGCATACTTATGGTCATGCGATTGAAGCCCATATGGGGTACGGTAACTGGTTGCACGGTGAAGCTGTAGCGGCAGGGATGGTGATGGCCGCACGGAACGCTGAACGTCTCGGGCAGTTCAGCTCTCAAGATACGGATCGTATTATCGCGCTGTTACAGCGTGCCGGGTTACCGGTACATGGGCCAGAGAGTATGGCAGCGGCTGACTATCTGCCGCATATGATGCGTGATAAAAAAGTGTTAGCAGGCAAGCTGCGTCTGGTTCTTCCGCTAGCCATTGGCAAAGCTGAAGTGCGTGGCGGGGTGCCACATGATATGGTTCTTGCATCTATCGAAGATTGTCAGCAGCCATAA
- a CDS encoding PilN domain-containing protein, with product MIWVNLLPWRQAAQQKRGRIWGIAGGALLLVLMMLLLKGYAQRSLNQQQRITLDRLNTAVDGAQTFLLRAQAAQQQVRELQEQLEQHLFRQQQTVLWRDFAYALGSHFPPGTWLNTLHKTRHEVMLRGVGASILELHQLRDRLRHVTLFEQVKLGPIQRLRARELAFDMQAVPVSLLVAGQ from the coding sequence ATGATATGGGTGAATTTATTACCCTGGCGACAGGCAGCGCAGCAGAAACGAGGTCGTATCTGGGGGATAGCCGGGGGAGCATTACTTCTGGTGCTTATGATGCTGCTGCTCAAGGGATATGCGCAGCGCAGTCTCAACCAGCAGCAACGTATTACGCTGGATCGTTTGAATACGGCAGTGGATGGCGCTCAGACCTTTTTGCTACGAGCGCAGGCCGCGCAGCAGCAGGTCAGAGAGCTGCAAGAGCAGCTGGAACAGCATCTGTTCAGGCAACAGCAGACGGTGCTATGGCGTGATTTCGCCTATGCACTTGGCTCCCATTTCCCGCCGGGCACCTGGCTCAACACCCTGCATAAAACCCGTCATGAGGTGATGTTACGCGGAGTGGGGGCCAGCATCCTTGAGCTGCACCAGCTGCGCGATCGTCTGCGTCATGTCACGCTATTTGAACAGGTGAAGCTGGGGCCGATACAGCGCCTGCGCGCGCGCGAATTGGCGTTTGATATGCAGGCCGTGCCGGTCAGCTTATTGGTCGCGGGGCAATGA